The following proteins come from a genomic window of Dreissena polymorpha isolate Duluth1 unplaced genomic scaffold, UMN_Dpol_1.0 chrUn033, whole genome shotgun sequence:
- the LOC127863750 gene encoding heat shock 70 kDa protein 12A-like has protein sequence MYDYFDMIREFEVKKRKFEFNCQSDVTFRIPVALKEITEKAFHQSLSDRVKSLKYRKKVFTRGRDKLGVDSSIMQSWFTEPVSKTVNHISSALKEERMKDVGLIVLVEGFAESPYVQQRIKEELPGKQLIIPGEAGLAVLKGAVMFGHKSDIISSRVMDYTYGIGLRSRYDEKKHPTDRAKYDNGKWWVDKCFGIFVRMNAEVHVDSKVTHVIVPRHERGTINIYRTKDRAPEFTTDPGCEQLGQIINYHDTDIPLKEQKVKTTFMFGDTELHVFCENVMTGKVETLTLDLSK, from the coding sequence ATGTATGATTACTTTGATATGATTCGTGAATTTGAGGTGAAAAAGAGGAAATTCGAGTTTAATTGTCAAAGCGACGTCACATTTCGTATCCCAGTTGCGCTGAAGGAAATTACCGAGAAAGCATTTCATCAGTCTTTATCCGACAGAGTGAAATCTTTGAAATATAGAAAGAAGGTATTCACAAGAGGAAGAGATAAGCTTGGTGTCGACTCGTCAATCATGCAAAGCTGGTTCACTGAGCCGGTTTCCAAGACGGTGAACCACATAAGCAGTGCTCTTAAAGAAGAACGAATGAAAGATGTTGGTCTTATCGTCTTAGTTGAAGGGTTTGCGGAGAGTCCATACGTACAACAGAGGATTAAGGAAGAACTACCCGGGAAACAGCTGATCATTCCTGGTGAGGCTGGTCTTGCCGTACTGAAGGGAGCCGTGATGTTTGGACACAAGTCTGACATCATTTCATCCAGGGTTATGGATTACACGTATGGGATAGGTTTACGGTCTAGATATGACGAGAAAAAACatccaacagacagagcaaaataCGATAATGGAAAATGGTGGGTCGATAAATGTTTTGGGATATTTGTAAGAATGAATGCAGAGGTGCACGTTGATTCCAAAGTGACACATGTAATCGTTCCTAGACATGAACGTGGTACAATTAATATATACAGGACAAAAGACAGGGCTCCAGAATTCACAACAGATCCTGGATGTGAACAACTTGGTCAAATTATAAATTACCACGACACAGACATTCCACTGAAGGAACAGAAAGTTAAGACAACGTTTATGTTCGGAGACACAGAGTTGCATGTATTCTGTGAGAATGTAATGACTGGCAAAGTTGAGACATTAACACTTGACTTGAGCAAATGA